One window from the genome of Rhodohalobacter barkolensis encodes:
- the rpmE gene encoding 50S ribosomal protein L31, producing MKKGIHPDYKEITVVLSDGTEMTTRSTMDVSDGIYKSEVDSKNHPFYNKNQKITQKAGRIDRFNKRYAKK from the coding sequence ATGAAAAAAGGAATTCATCCCGATTACAAGGAAATCACAGTAGTTTTAAGTGATGGTACTGAGATGACTACAAGAAGTACCATGGACGTATCCGATGGTATCTACAAAAGTGAGGTAGATTCTAAAAACCATCCGTTCTACAATAAAAATCAAAAAATTACACAAAAAGCAGGTCGAATCGATCGTTTCAACAAACGATACGCAAAGAAGTAA
- a CDS encoding TetR/AcrR family transcriptional regulator, whose amino-acid sequence MSLREEILEVSKELLLKHGFSKMSMRKIARKADVTATSIYLHFKNKDDLLLALVEESIANLTKVLRDALDEVASPVEQLESLADAYVGYALDNPQEYEIIYMVRPEEMPKYPKEKFQHIRQIYELLAGIIQRGKDQQLFDVEDPLVSAYTLWAQIHGVVSVILGKRLDTRISNERFLDLAKDHIIQGFIIQKTPA is encoded by the coding sequence ATGTCTCTAAGAGAAGAAATTTTAGAAGTAAGCAAAGAACTTCTGCTGAAACATGGATTCAGCAAAATGTCGATGCGTAAGATTGCCAGGAAAGCAGACGTTACAGCTACAAGCATCTATCTGCATTTTAAAAATAAAGATGATCTGCTTCTAGCATTGGTCGAAGAGAGTATTGCGAATTTAACCAAGGTTTTGAGAGATGCACTGGATGAGGTTGCCAGTCCGGTCGAGCAGCTGGAGTCTTTGGCAGATGCCTATGTTGGGTATGCACTGGATAACCCACAGGAGTACGAAATTATCTATATGGTTCGCCCGGAAGAGATGCCGAAATATCCTAAAGAGAAATTTCAGCATATCAGGCAGATTTATGAGCTTTTGGCAGGAATTATTCAGCGTGGAAAGGACCAACAGCTTTTTGATGTTGAGGACCCGCTTGTAAGTGCCTATACACTTTGGGCACAGATTCATGGAGTTGTTTCTGTAATTCTGGGTAAGCGTCTGGATACCCGAATTTCGAATGAACGGTTTTTGGATCTAGCCAAAGATCACATCATACAAGGATTTATTATTCAAAAAACACCCGCTTAA
- a CDS encoding MBL fold metallo-hydrolase: MEIKQYTVGPFAENTYLLTVDQKAILIDPGFFDPREFSVFKNDLKESGADLIAVCLTHAHVDHIMGLDKVLKEFDVPVYLNHSDLYLWKNYPDQATRFGFRTSGFDFTPKELAQQKDFSVGPFSFDVLFTPGHSPDHVSLYFPDQKTLIAGDTLFRESIGRTDLYKGDFDLLAQSIREKLYTLPDDTKVLSGHGPATSIGYEKSHNNFVKG, translated from the coding sequence ATGGAGATTAAACAGTACACCGTAGGGCCATTCGCCGAGAACACCTATCTGCTAACCGTTGATCAAAAAGCCATTTTGATCGATCCGGGATTTTTTGATCCCAGAGAGTTTTCTGTATTTAAAAATGATCTTAAGGAGTCCGGTGCAGATTTGATTGCTGTCTGCCTGACTCATGCTCATGTCGATCACATCATGGGGCTCGATAAGGTGCTGAAAGAGTTTGATGTGCCGGTTTACCTGAATCACAGTGATCTCTATTTATGGAAAAACTACCCCGATCAGGCAACTCGATTTGGTTTCAGAACATCGGGATTTGATTTTACTCCAAAAGAGCTGGCACAGCAAAAGGATTTTTCAGTGGGTCCGTTCTCATTTGATGTTCTCTTCACTCCGGGCCACTCTCCTGATCATGTTTCTCTCTATTTTCCGGATCAAAAAACTTTAATTGCCGGAGACACGCTGTTCAGGGAAAGCATTGGCAGAACGGATCTGTATAAAGGAGATTTTGATCTGTTGGCTCAATCGATTCGGGAGAAGCTATATACTCTGCCGGACGATACAAAAGTGCTTTCAGGTCATGGACCGGCCACCAGTATTGGATACGAAAAGTCCCACAATAACTTTGTGAAAGGATAG
- a CDS encoding sigma-54 interaction domain-containing protein, whose product MDREALQERYGIIGESTAIKQVIDKIMQISKTDITVLLQGESGVGKDVTARAIHSLSKRNRNNLVIVNCGAIPEGIIESELFGHEKGSFTGAHEARKGYFEKADGGTIFLDEIGDTPKNIQVKLLRVLESGEFFRVGSSKMFTADVRVIAATNQDLWELVQDGKFREDLYYRLDTVKIKLPPLRDRQDDIIPIFRKFVTEFSSKYDSVFQGFSDEAKDLLISYRWPGNIRELRNVAEQLVVLEKSQFIDKDRLQKYLKGRQHLGSTDNLPVLSRKEFTDDEDDDFESGSGTDMGIIYRALLEMQGDISDLKKMLAKFVYSSFSDKELKALPSAVPRDIDPNDISGHIYRDSSDKDSLGISTPAEPQEDEDHDIIQDFFSDKEIPSIEEAEKFLIEQALKRFEGNRRKASDALGVSERTLYRKLDQYDLQ is encoded by the coding sequence ATGGACAGAGAAGCATTACAAGAGCGATACGGAATTATCGGTGAATCGACGGCTATTAAGCAGGTGATTGACAAAATCATGCAGATTTCTAAAACGGACATTACCGTTTTACTGCAGGGTGAAAGTGGAGTTGGGAAAGATGTTACCGCACGTGCTATTCACTCACTGAGTAAAAGAAATCGTAATAATTTGGTGATCGTAAACTGCGGTGCAATCCCTGAGGGCATTATTGAAAGTGAACTATTTGGTCATGAAAAGGGCTCATTTACCGGTGCTCACGAAGCGCGTAAAGGTTATTTTGAAAAAGCGGATGGCGGCACCATTTTTTTGGATGAGATCGGTGATACACCCAAAAATATTCAGGTTAAACTGCTTCGTGTTTTAGAAAGCGGCGAATTTTTTAGAGTTGGCTCCAGTAAAATGTTTACCGCAGACGTGCGCGTAATTGCAGCTACTAATCAAGATCTATGGGAGCTTGTACAGGATGGCAAATTCCGTGAAGATCTCTATTACCGACTCGACACCGTAAAAATTAAACTTCCACCACTTCGCGATCGCCAGGACGATATCATACCCATATTCAGAAAATTTGTAACTGAATTCTCATCAAAATATGATTCTGTTTTCCAGGGATTCTCAGATGAAGCCAAGGATCTGCTCATCTCCTACCGGTGGCCCGGTAACATTCGCGAACTTCGTAATGTAGCTGAGCAACTCGTTGTACTCGAGAAATCACAGTTTATTGACAAAGATCGACTTCAAAAATATCTGAAAGGTCGACAACATCTCGGATCTACGGATAACCTTCCGGTTCTCTCTCGAAAAGAGTTTACAGACGATGAGGATGATGATTTTGAAAGCGGCTCCGGAACAGACATGGGGATCATCTATCGAGCATTATTAGAGATGCAAGGAGATATTTCCGATCTGAAAAAGATGTTGGCAAAGTTTGTCTACTCTTCTTTTTCAGATAAAGAGCTCAAAGCTCTGCCAAGTGCCGTGCCACGCGATATTGATCCGAATGACATATCAGGCCATATTTATCGCGATTCATCAGATAAAGACTCTCTGGGAATCTCAACACCGGCTGAACCGCAGGAAGATGAAGACCATGATATTATTCAGGATTTCTTCTCTGACAAAGAGATTCCTTCCATTGAAGAAGCTGAAAAATTTCTAATTGAACAGGCATTAAAACGCTTTGAAGGTAACCGAAGAAAAGCCTCTGATGCACTTGGTGTCAGCGAACGAACTCTTTACAGAAAGTTGGATCAGTATGATTTACAGTAA
- a CDS encoding LptE family protein, which produces MIYSKKHLLIILALCLSIAGCISYSFTGTSIPSDVRTIHIPFFPDQSQSGLGDLSDRLNQALINRFVNQSRLSLVNDQESSDAYVEGAIQNYTNRPFSVRGDEQANINEIQITVRATFQYQKDDEPLWNKNFSGNATYNTLENPVDGEIEAAEAALQQIANNMFNDAVSNW; this is translated from the coding sequence ATGATTTACAGTAAAAAGCATCTATTAATTATACTGGCACTCTGTTTATCGATAGCAGGATGTATCAGTTATAGTTTTACCGGCACGTCCATCCCTTCCGATGTACGAACCATTCACATTCCTTTTTTTCCTGACCAGTCTCAAAGTGGTCTTGGCGATTTAAGCGACCGCCTGAACCAGGCTCTTATCAATCGTTTTGTGAACCAGAGTCGGTTGTCTCTCGTGAATGATCAGGAGTCTTCAGATGCGTATGTTGAAGGTGCCATTCAAAATTACACGAACCGCCCCTTTAGTGTACGTGGAGATGAACAAGCCAATATCAACGAAATTCAAATTACTGTACGGGCAACGTTTCAGTATCAAAAAGATGACGAGCCTCTTTGGAATAAAAACTTTAGCGGAAATGCTACTTACAACACATTGGAGAACCCTGTAGACGGTGAAATAGAAGCAGCAGAAGCCGCTCTTCAACAGATTGCCAATAATATGTTCAATGATGCTGTAAGCAATTGGTAA
- a CDS encoding RNA polymerase sigma factor, translating to MSRSVQNEDFRLINRILNGKQDLYEILVERYSSMVFHVVRRFEKDEDEVEELAQEIFVKAYEKLHQFNENSKFSTWLYTIAMNHCRDYAKNVRRKNQRFSEMESGFLDSDLIEQQTPHLKMEIKEWGRLLKQSLLKLSDDYSQPFLMKYRDGMSYKTMSEETGVSESALKVRVHRARKELKSLLENKV from the coding sequence ATGAGTAGATCAGTTCAAAACGAAGATTTTCGACTTATTAATAGAATTCTGAATGGAAAACAGGATTTATATGAGATTTTAGTTGAAAGATACTCATCGATGGTTTTTCATGTAGTACGCCGATTTGAGAAGGATGAGGATGAGGTAGAAGAGTTGGCTCAGGAAATTTTTGTTAAAGCCTATGAGAAACTTCATCAGTTCAATGAAAATTCGAAGTTCTCTACATGGCTTTATACGATTGCAATGAATCACTGTCGTGATTATGCGAAAAATGTAAGAAGAAAGAATCAACGATTCAGTGAAATGGAATCAGGATTTTTAGATTCCGACCTTATTGAGCAGCAAACTCCTCACTTGAAGATGGAGATCAAAGAGTGGGGGCGCCTGTTAAAACAATCTTTATTGAAACTATCGGATGACTACTCGCAGCCGTTTTTGATGAAGTATCGAGACGGAATGAGTTACAAAACAATGTCTGAAGAGACCGGTGTATCGGAAAGTGCTTTAAAAGTGCGGGTGCACCGAGCTCGAAAAGAACTTAAATCACTACTGGAAAATAAGGTGTAA
- the trmB gene encoding tRNA (guanosine(46)-N7)-methyltransferase TrmB: protein MAKNKLQKFEDVDRFSNVFEYTDFDNGTPKPKGSWHKEIFKNSNPIVLELACGKGEYTVNLARQNPDKNFIGIDKKGWRLWKGAKQALEEPLPNVHFMRIYIDHLADYFEKGEVDEIWITFPDPYLRDSQSSKRLTSPKFLSIYRKILSPNSTIHLKTDSDLLYDFTLDTITSERCEIEEKLDNVYQEKPDDPVLSIKTFYEKKHLQEGKTIHYVSFRLNGSASE from the coding sequence ATGGCTAAGAATAAACTTCAAAAATTTGAGGATGTAGATCGATTCTCAAATGTTTTTGAATACACAGATTTTGATAACGGTACACCGAAGCCGAAAGGATCCTGGCATAAGGAGATATTCAAAAACAGTAACCCAATCGTACTTGAACTGGCTTGTGGTAAGGGAGAGTACACGGTAAATCTTGCCCGACAAAATCCGGATAAAAACTTTATTGGGATAGATAAAAAAGGGTGGCGTTTATGGAAAGGTGCAAAACAGGCACTCGAGGAACCGTTGCCGAACGTGCATTTTATGCGAATCTACATCGATCACCTGGCAGACTATTTTGAAAAGGGCGAAGTGGACGAAATCTGGATCACATTTCCTGATCCTTATCTTAGAGATTCACAATCATCCAAAAGACTAACCTCACCAAAGTTTTTAAGTATTTACAGGAAAATTCTCTCCCCGAATTCCACCATACATTTAAAGACAGATTCAGATTTACTGTACGATTTTACCTTGGATACGATTACATCGGAAAGGTGTGAAATTGAAGAAAAACTGGATAATGTTTATCAGGAAAAACCGGATGATCCTGTACTGTCTATCAAAACCTTTTATGAGAAAAAACATCTTCAAGAGGGAAAAACTATTCATTATGTCTCTTTTAGGCTGAACGGCTCCGCAAGTGAGTAA
- a CDS encoding DUF4382 domain-containing protein, producing MKSLSNIFNKTLMAVLAIGMFAFVGCSTDSTPGMGTMEIKLHDAPADYDEVNVFIERVEVNNSTNEDEGWQVISEPSEQFNLLELTNGVFEVIGEAELEEGLYPQIRLILSRDNNNVVVDGESHDLFIPSGSQTGVKLNVNAEIEEGIVYTLLLDFDALRSVHTTGQSPAIDYILKPVIRASNEALTGNIGGNVSPADARAAVFAIAGEDTLSSTYADEESGEFLLVGLEDGSYDVSVEPREDGFGSEYLENVEVTVGETTDLETIELTVEGN from the coding sequence ATGAAAAGTCTATCTAACATATTCAACAAAACATTAATGGCCGTTTTGGCTATAGGTATGTTTGCATTTGTGGGCTGTTCTACAGACAGTACTCCAGGAATGGGAACAATGGAAATCAAGCTTCATGACGCCCCTGCTGACTACGATGAAGTTAATGTCTTTATCGAACGAGTAGAAGTTAATAACTCAACGAACGAGGATGAAGGCTGGCAAGTGATCAGTGAACCCAGTGAGCAGTTCAATCTACTTGAACTGACTAATGGAGTTTTTGAAGTTATCGGTGAAGCTGAATTAGAAGAAGGACTCTATCCGCAAATTCGTCTGATCTTAAGCAGAGACAACAACAATGTTGTTGTAGACGGTGAATCACACGATCTGTTTATACCAAGCGGTAGTCAAACCGGTGTGAAGTTGAACGTAAATGCAGAAATTGAGGAAGGTATTGTTTACACACTCCTGCTCGATTTTGACGCTCTTCGATCTGTACACACTACGGGTCAATCACCAGCCATAGACTATATCCTCAAGCCGGTTATTCGCGCTTCTAATGAAGCTCTTACCGGAAATATCGGAGGAAATGTAAGTCCAGCAGATGCCAGGGCAGCTGTATTTGCAATTGCCGGAGAAGATACGCTTTCATCAACATATGCTGATGAAGAGTCCGGTGAATTTCTGTTGGTTGGACTTGAAGACGGATCTTATGACGTTTCTGTTGAACCGAGAGAAGACGGTTTTGGAAGCGAGTATCTCGAGAATGTTGAAGTTACGGTAGGTGAGACTACAGACCTGGAAACTATTGAGTTAACAGTAGAAGGTAACTAA
- the pdxH gene encoding pyridoxamine 5'-phosphate oxidase, with the protein MTDIKIADLRKQYKKGGLVDLDLPDNPIELFRKWFEEAVESEVVEPNAMALATVTGAETPNVRMVLLKGLDEYSISFFTNYESQKAKELNAYPVAACTIWWAELERQVRFSGKVEKLTAAESEDYFRSRPKESQIGAWASDQSKPIADRTELEARFKEIEEKFEGGEIPRPDYWGGYKIILETIEFWQGRPRRLHDRILYQQSSGKWNRQRLAP; encoded by the coding sequence ATGACAGATATTAAAATTGCAGATTTACGTAAACAGTATAAAAAAGGAGGTCTCGTGGATCTTGACCTTCCGGATAATCCGATTGAGCTTTTTCGAAAGTGGTTTGAAGAAGCCGTTGAGTCTGAAGTTGTGGAACCCAATGCAATGGCGTTGGCAACCGTTACCGGGGCCGAAACACCAAATGTAAGAATGGTGCTCCTGAAGGGATTGGACGAATACTCAATTTCTTTTTTTACTAACTATGAGAGCCAAAAAGCTAAGGAGCTGAATGCTTATCCTGTTGCAGCTTGCACAATTTGGTGGGCAGAACTGGAGAGACAAGTCAGGTTTAGCGGTAAAGTAGAAAAACTGACTGCAGCTGAGAGTGAAGACTACTTTCGATCCAGACCCAAGGAGAGCCAGATAGGTGCATGGGCCTCAGATCAAAGTAAGCCGATTGCTGATCGAACCGAGTTGGAAGCCAGATTCAAAGAGATTGAAGAAAAATTTGAAGGTGGTGAGATACCCAGGCCGGATTATTGGGGTGGTTATAAAATCATCCTTGAAACGATTGAGTTCTGGCAGGGAAGGCCAAGACGACTCCACGATCGGATACTCTATCAGCAGAGTTCCGGCAAATGGAACAGACAACGGTTAGCACCATAA
- a CDS encoding glycogen-binding domain-containing protein: MDKILLLDSRTGYTTNSYLNPMLSEWNRDMNTGYSTLTPMGNIFLSSGNFSSDLTAGASYSKFLDDNDDWSSLFMLLNSNYRLNDRFSAGIETGGSYYSTLVDRSILWIQPVLSFSPSLFTKINLKAGSSFRKESGDIDTESSGFEQFNNYSIEFETWPTFKWQLRAGIFGDLDNPAESLGARISSDFNISRNWNLNLRTGLERYRFQIVTDGGGGGGFPPVGGPGNEDTKEDEADILFRGSAGIKYQVNPTLEMSVNTDYLNYLSTITEESVSDIHASIGFRVTLFNSNRHTSGANVELSQNGSQTILLNLKYSGDGQLYIVGDFNDWEKPGIPLSKQRKSRFVAQLSLEAGAYEYKILLIEDGEEKWLELSEDTFTVSDGFGGENGLIFID, encoded by the coding sequence TTGGATAAAATACTTTTGCTTGATTCCAGAACGGGGTATACGACCAATTCATATCTAAACCCAATGCTTTCCGAATGGAACCGCGACATGAATACCGGTTACTCGACTTTAACTCCAATGGGTAACATTTTCCTGAGTAGTGGGAATTTTTCATCCGACCTGACAGCCGGAGCATCCTACAGCAAGTTTTTGGATGATAATGATGATTGGTCATCCCTTTTTATGTTATTGAACTCAAATTATCGGCTGAATGACAGATTCAGTGCCGGAATTGAAACGGGAGGAAGTTACTATTCAACACTGGTTGATCGATCAATTCTTTGGATTCAACCTGTTCTTAGTTTCTCTCCTTCGCTGTTTACAAAAATCAACCTGAAAGCCGGATCATCATTCAGAAAAGAGAGCGGTGATATCGACACGGAGTCATCAGGATTTGAACAGTTCAATAACTACAGTATTGAGTTTGAGACCTGGCCTACTTTCAAATGGCAGTTAAGAGCAGGTATATTTGGTGATCTGGATAATCCTGCAGAGAGCCTTGGAGCTCGCATCTCCTCAGATTTTAATATCTCAAGAAACTGGAATTTGAACCTTCGTACCGGATTGGAACGATACAGGTTTCAAATAGTGACAGATGGAGGCGGAGGAGGTGGTTTCCCTCCAGTTGGCGGGCCCGGAAACGAAGATACTAAAGAAGATGAAGCAGATATTTTGTTCAGAGGTTCGGCAGGAATTAAGTATCAGGTTAATCCAACTCTTGAAATGTCAGTAAACACAGATTATTTAAATTATTTGTCCACGATCACAGAGGAATCTGTATCAGATATTCATGCTTCCATAGGTTTTCGAGTAACCTTATTCAATAGTAATCGTCATACTAGTGGAGCCAATGTTGAGCTGAGTCAAAATGGTTCTCAAACCATCTTGTTGAATTTAAAGTATAGCGGAGATGGGCAATTATATATAGTTGGCGATTTTAATGACTGGGAAAAGCCAGGTATTCCACTTTCTAAACAAAGAAAGTCACGATTTGTAGCTCAGCTTTCGTTGGAAGCCGGAGCGTATGAGTACAAGATTTTACTGATTGAAGATGGCGAAGAAAAGTGGCTTGAGCTATCTGAAGATACATTTACAGTTTCGGATGGTTTTGGTGGAGAAAACGGATTGATTTTTATTGATTAA
- a CDS encoding acyl-CoA dehydrogenase produces MEALIDQLGFFNEMATWAVWTGIVLVFLIFGFTGAPLWIWAVAGLVALAGLGAPVWLISTFLVLAIIFNVKAIRRVLLSGPVMKLLEALKILPAISETEQTAIDAGTVWVEGELFSGSPDLKRMNSEAYPDLTKKEREFMNGPVEELCSMVSDWEVFQRRGFDDKTWNFMKEKRFFGLIIPEEYGGYGFSANAHSAIVAKLASRCGPLATTVMVPNSLGPAELLMHYGTKEQKDHYLPRLAKGEEIPCFALTEPNAGSDAGGMQSHGEVFKGDDGKLYLKLNWDKRYITLAAISTVIGLAFKLSDPDDLLGKGKYLGITAALVPSDTEGVELGKRHDPLGVPFYNCPTRGKDVVVPVDAIIGGVEGAGNGWRMLMESLAVGRGISLPAQAIGGAKTATRAVGAYALIRKQFGLNIGKFEGIEEPMAKIGGYTYMMDAARGYICGALDKGAKPAVVTAIAKYNFTELGREIVNDAMDIVGGAGISMGPRNIFAHSYVSMPIAITVEGANILTRTLMIFGQGAIRSHPYALKEIEALMNKDVKQFDDAFWKHIGHVVKNSVRSLLLSATRGRLASSPVSGPAAKYYRKLAWASASFAFMADIALGSYGGALKMKEKLAGRYADILSWMLLATATLRRFEAEGRKKEDEIFLHWSMQHAFYRIQKAFDEIYSEIDVPGLSWLFRGPIGLWSRMNRIGKKPSDKLGQKVAQAMQVRGDQRDRLTTGIYVPESADEALGRYEYAMKVVEDSFPVYKKLYKATKSGEIKKAHVLKQIEPALEKGVITKEEAEVVRKTEEARFDAILVDEFTLEEYNRSAVSEGEIPMGYRKEDGETVLV; encoded by the coding sequence ATGGAAGCTTTAATCGATCAACTAGGATTTTTTAATGAGATGGCCACATGGGCTGTTTGGACAGGGATTGTTCTCGTCTTTTTAATATTTGGATTTACCGGAGCGCCCCTATGGATCTGGGCGGTAGCTGGTCTGGTGGCATTGGCCGGTTTGGGAGCTCCCGTCTGGCTAATATCAACATTCCTGGTTTTAGCTATCATTTTTAATGTTAAGGCGATCCGCAGAGTATTGCTCTCCGGCCCGGTTATGAAGTTGTTGGAGGCATTGAAAATACTCCCGGCAATTTCAGAGACGGAACAGACTGCTATTGACGCAGGTACGGTATGGGTTGAAGGTGAGCTTTTTTCCGGTAGTCCGGATCTGAAGAGAATGAATAGTGAGGCCTATCCTGATCTTACCAAAAAAGAGCGTGAATTTATGAATGGCCCTGTTGAAGAACTCTGTTCCATGGTGTCTGACTGGGAAGTTTTTCAGCGAAGAGGTTTTGATGATAAAACATGGAATTTTATGAAAGAAAAGCGCTTCTTCGGTTTGATTATACCGGAGGAGTATGGCGGATACGGTTTTTCAGCAAATGCTCACAGTGCTATCGTTGCTAAACTCGCCTCCCGCTGCGGACCACTCGCTACAACCGTAATGGTTCCGAACTCTCTTGGACCTGCTGAACTACTAATGCACTACGGTACAAAAGAACAGAAAGATCACTACCTGCCAAGGTTGGCTAAAGGAGAAGAGATTCCATGTTTTGCTTTGACAGAGCCGAATGCCGGCTCAGATGCGGGCGGAATGCAAAGTCATGGCGAAGTATTTAAGGGTGATGACGGTAAGCTATATTTGAAGTTGAACTGGGATAAGAGATATATCACTCTTGCCGCAATTTCTACTGTAATCGGTTTGGCATTTAAGCTGTCCGATCCGGATGATTTACTGGGCAAAGGCAAGTATTTGGGAATTACCGCCGCTTTGGTGCCAAGTGACACCGAAGGTGTAGAATTAGGTAAGCGTCATGATCCTTTGGGAGTTCCGTTTTACAACTGCCCAACCCGTGGTAAGGATGTGGTTGTACCTGTTGATGCTATCATCGGAGGAGTTGAAGGAGCCGGAAATGGCTGGAGAATGTTGATGGAATCGCTGGCCGTTGGTCGGGGTATATCACTTCCGGCACAGGCAATTGGCGGGGCCAAAACAGCAACCCGTGCGGTAGGAGCCTATGCGCTAATCCGTAAACAGTTCGGTCTCAATATCGGTAAATTTGAAGGTATTGAAGAACCCATGGCCAAAATTGGCGGATATACTTACATGATGGATGCTGCCAGGGGTTACATTTGTGGTGCATTAGATAAAGGGGCAAAGCCGGCTGTAGTAACTGCTATTGCTAAATATAACTTCACTGAACTGGGTCGGGAAATTGTGAACGATGCAATGGATATTGTAGGTGGTGCCGGCATTTCTATGGGACCCCGAAATATATTTGCTCACAGTTATGTTTCCATGCCCATTGCCATTACGGTTGAAGGTGCAAATATCCTCACAAGAACTCTTATGATTTTCGGTCAGGGGGCAATTCGAAGCCACCCTTACGCACTGAAGGAGATCGAAGCGTTGATGAATAAAGACGTAAAACAGTTTGATGACGCATTCTGGAAGCATATCGGTCATGTAGTTAAGAATTCAGTTCGATCACTTCTACTCAGTGCAACTCGCGGAAGATTGGCCTCCTCACCGGTGAGCGGGCCTGCTGCAAAATACTATCGTAAGCTCGCGTGGGCATCAGCATCATTCGCGTTTATGGCAGATATTGCACTTGGCTCATATGGTGGAGCACTGAAGATGAAAGAGAAACTGGCCGGGCGTTATGCAGATATTCTAAGCTGGATGCTTTTAGCGACTGCAACATTGAGACGATTTGAAGCAGAAGGCCGTAAAAAAGAGGATGAAATATTCCTGCACTGGTCTATGCAGCATGCTTTCTACAGAATTCAAAAGGCATTTGATGAAATTTATTCAGAGATCGATGTTCCCGGTCTTAGCTGGCTCTTTAGAGGTCCGATTGGTTTATGGTCTCGAATGAACCGGATTGGGAAAAAACCATCTGATAAACTAGGTCAAAAAGTTGCTCAGGCAATGCAAGTTAGGGGCGATCAGCGAGATCGGTTGACAACAGGAATATATGTGCCTGAATCAGCTGATGAAGCACTTGGCAGGTACGAATATGCAATGAAAGTGGTCGAAGACTCATTTCCGGTCTACAAGAAATTGTATAAAGCAACCAAATCGGGTGAGATCAAAAAAGCACATGTTCTCAAACAGATCGAACCTGCACTTGAAAAAGGGGTTATTACGAAAGAGGAAGCTGAAGTTGTTCGTAAGACCGAAGAGGCTCGCTTCGATGCTATATTAGTGGATGAATTTACCCTGGAAGAGTATAACCGATCTGCAGTATCTGAGGGAGAAATTCCCATGGGATATCGTAAAGAGGATGGCGAAACTGTATTGGTTTAA